A region from the Fundulus heteroclitus isolate FHET01 chromosome 22, MU-UCD_Fhet_4.1, whole genome shotgun sequence genome encodes:
- the LOC105937211 gene encoding gastrula zinc finger protein XlCGF57.1 — protein sequence MEFKDVFVKSEEEMDDQRRLLDFSRIPLIILHRIDPQNYCVYKDEGVYSNQEGNSTLNEEEPEPRQIKQEQEKEEHQQFKEEEGQLCVSQLDKQLLLKQETDDILIIPSNVQRLHNETEQNRNQLISQAFSEVENRDQEGNNNEDPGKRTEENERYEKTIKQKGTADISKQKMNKKNYPDQHIYSCKIGSKNLSQKNHLSTHMKTHKAKKPFSCTSCAKKFPCRSSLKAHMRAHTGEKPFSCVTCGKSYSDRSGLTYHMRTHTGEKPFICVTCGKRYSDRSGLTYHMSTHTDEKPFTCVTCGKSYSSASGLTYHMSSHTHEKPFSCGTCGKLFATKSHLSYHLTTHTGEKPFSCATCGKLFARKSRLTYHMRTHTGEKPFSCVTCGKRFATKSHLSYHMRTHTGEKPFSCVTCGKSFTRKTYLACHMRTHTGEKPFSCVTCGKSYSNGSGLTYHISTHTGEKPFSCVTCGKSYSNRTGLSCHMRSHTGEKPFSCVTCGKSYFDRNGLICHMRAHTGEKPFTCVNCGKSFGRKNLLKIHLRTHTGEKPFTCVTCGKGFTTKDNLTCHMRTHR from the coding sequence ATCCCCAAAATTATTGTGTATATAAAGACGAGGGGGTTTACAGCAACCAGGAGGGGAACTCTACTTTAAATgaagaggaaccagaacctcggCAGATAAAACAGGAGCAAGAGAAAGAAGAACACCAACAGTTTAAGGAGGAAGAGGGGCAACTCTGCGTCAGTCAGCTTGACAAGCAACTTTTGCTGAAACAGGAGACTgatgacattttaattattcCTTCTAATGTACAAAGACTTCACaatgaaacagaacaaaacagaaaccaactAATCTCTCAGGCATTTTCTGAAGTTGAGAACCGGGATCAGGAAGGAAACAATAATGAGGACCCAGGGAAAAGGACAGAAGAGAATGAGAGATATGAGAAAACCATAAAGCAGAAAGGTACTGCTGACATTTCAAAGCAAAAAATGAACAAGAAAAATTACCCAGACCAACATATATATTCTTGTAAAATTGGTTCTAAAAACCTTTCTCAAAAAAATCACTTGAGTACACATATGAAAACACACAAGGCTAAGAAGCCCTTCTCATGTACAAGCTGTGCAAAAAAGTTCCCCTGCAGAAGCAGTTTGAAAGCTCATATGAGagctcacacaggtgagaagcctttctcatgtgtgacctgtggaaagagttacagTGATAGAAGTGGCTTAACttatcacatgagaactcacacaggcgAGAAGCCTTTCATATGTGTGACTTGTGGAAAGAGATACAGCGATAGAAGTGGTTTAACTTATCACATGAGTACTCACACAGATGAGAAGCCTTTCACATGTGTgacctgtggaaagagttacagTAGTGCATCCGGTTTAACTTATCACATGAGTAGTCACACAcatgagaagcctttctcatgtggGACCTGTGGAAAACTTTTTGCAACAAAATCACATTTGTCATATCACCTGACAacacacacaggtgagaagcctttctcatgtgcGACCTGTGGAAAACTTTTTGCAAGAAAATCTCGTTTGACAtatcacatgagaactcacacaggtgagaagcctttttcaTGTGTGACCTGTGGAAAACGTTTTGCAACAAAATCTCATTTGTCAtatcacatgagaactcacacaggtgagaagccattctcatgtgtgacctgtggaaaaagttttacaaGAAAAACTTATTTGGCAtgtcacatgagaactcacacaggtgagaagcctttctcatgtgtgACCTGTGGCAAAAGTTACAGTAATGGAAGTGGCTTAACTTATCACATTAGTACTCACActggtgagaagcctttctcatgtgtgacctgtggaaagagttacagTAATCGAACTGGTTTATCTTGTCATATGAGAAGTCACACTGGTGAGAAGCCCTTCTCATGTGTgacctgtggaaagagttacTTTGATAGAAATGGTTTAATTTGTCACATGAGAGCTCACAcgggtgagaagcctttcactTGTGTGAACTGCGGAAAAAGTTTTGGTCgaaaaaatcttttaaagatTCAcctgagaactcacacaggtgagaagccttttacatgtgtgacctgtggaaaaggttttacGACAAAAGATAATTTGACAtgtcacatgagaactcacagaTGA